The following proteins are encoded in a genomic region of Streptomyces collinus Tu 365:
- the arfB gene encoding alternative ribosome rescue aminoacyl-tRNA hydrolase ArfB, producing the protein MGHMSGPYLIRGSVSLPEAELAWRFSRSSGPGGQHVNTSDSQVELRFDLAATEALPAVWKERALQRLAGRLVDGVVVVRSSEHRSQWRNRETAAVRLAALLAEATAPPPKPRRPTRVPRGINERRLRQKKERSQTKRGRSGRDWG; encoded by the coding sequence ATGGGACACATGTCCGGTCCCTACCTCATCCGCGGCTCCGTCTCGCTCCCCGAGGCCGAGCTGGCGTGGCGTTTCTCGAGGTCGTCCGGTCCGGGCGGCCAGCACGTCAACACCAGTGACTCGCAGGTCGAGCTGCGCTTCGACCTGGCCGCCACCGAGGCCCTGCCCGCGGTCTGGAAGGAGCGGGCGCTGCAGCGGCTGGCCGGGCGGCTGGTCGACGGGGTCGTGGTGGTGCGCTCCTCCGAGCACCGCTCCCAGTGGCGCAACCGGGAGACCGCCGCCGTACGGCTGGCGGCCCTCCTCGCCGAGGCGACCGCGCCCCCGCCCAAGCCCCGCCGCCCGACCCGCGTCCCGCGGGGCATCAACGAACGCCGGCTGCGCCAGAAGAAGGAGCGCTCGCAGACCAAGCGCGGCCGCTCGGGCCGCGACTGGGGATGA
- a CDS encoding ROK family protein: MRHVIALDVGGTGMKAALVGDDGALLHRARRATGRERGPGAVVETILGFAAELHAYGLERYGEPAAAAGIAVPGIVDEEHGTAVYAANLGWRDVPLRDRLTERLGIPVALGHDVRTGGLAEGRIGAGKGADRFLFVALGTGIAGAIGVDGRVESGAHGFAGEIGHVVVRPGGTACPCGQHGCLERYASASAVSEAWAAVCGDPDADAADCAKAVASGDPNAVRIWQGAVDALADGLVTALTLLDPRTLIIGGGLAEAGEVLFQPLRDAVRRRVTFQKLPSIVPAALGDTAGCLGAGLLARDLLDSTDPTTDPSEVTA; the protein is encoded by the coding sequence GTGAGACATGTCATCGCCCTGGACGTGGGCGGTACCGGGATGAAGGCGGCCCTCGTCGGCGACGACGGCGCGCTGCTGCACCGCGCCCGCCGGGCCACCGGCCGCGAGCGCGGGCCCGGCGCCGTGGTCGAGACGATCCTCGGTTTCGCCGCCGAGCTGCACGCGTACGGCCTGGAGCGCTACGGCGAGCCGGCCGCCGCGGCCGGCATCGCGGTGCCCGGCATCGTCGACGAGGAGCACGGCACCGCCGTCTACGCGGCCAACCTCGGCTGGCGGGACGTGCCCCTGCGCGACCGGCTCACCGAACGGCTCGGCATCCCCGTGGCGCTCGGCCACGACGTGCGCACCGGCGGACTCGCCGAGGGCCGCATCGGCGCGGGCAAGGGCGCCGACCGCTTCCTGTTCGTCGCCCTCGGCACCGGGATCGCCGGCGCCATCGGCGTGGACGGCCGGGTGGAGTCGGGCGCGCACGGGTTCGCCGGCGAGATCGGGCACGTCGTCGTACGGCCCGGCGGCACCGCCTGCCCCTGCGGGCAGCACGGCTGCCTGGAGCGCTACGCCTCCGCGTCCGCCGTCAGCGAGGCGTGGGCGGCGGTCTGCGGGGACCCGGACGCGGACGCCGCCGACTGCGCGAAGGCCGTCGCGTCCGGTGACCCGAACGCCGTCCGGATCTGGCAGGGGGCGGTGGACGCCCTCGCCGACGGGCTGGTGACCGCGCTCACCCTGCTGGACCCGCGCACCCTGATCATCGGTGGCGGCCTGGCCGAGGCGGGGGAAGTGTTGTTCCAGCCGCTGCGGGACGCCGTCCGGCGGCGGGTCACCTTCCAGAAGCTGCCGTCCATCGTTCCCGCCGCCCTCGGCGACACCGCCGGCTGCCTGGGCGCGGGACTGCTCGCCCGGGATCTCCTCGACTCCACCGACCCCACGACCGACCCCTCGGAGGTAACCGCCTGA
- the cdgB gene encoding diguanylate cyclase CdgB: protein METESEPYVRLASLRQLHQVMADMNTARSLADTLQSVADGVVGALGYEMAAVNLVRQDGDLVVAAFSGNSAAESLITGRVGSRDSWDRRLGMGEQWGDLVFIPHTEGWVLDDDDVPQWYTDGPAPRFEDEWHPSDRLFAPMYTPGVQGGSSGELLGVISVDRPRNGRRPGAWGREALQMYAFQAAIAISNARLRANMQRALVRLERDQQALRASEESFRQAFEYAPSGMAIAEMGGDQHGRILRTNDALCRLLGRPASAMRRYSFSDLVHPEDIGTLLRTSAEGGRAELRLGRRDGSYVWVSLRNSVVADAADGPRFLLTHVEDIEERKRRELQLAHRASHDSLTGLPNSAELRSRLSSRLCRRQAQPGVLESLDAAYGHPAFDAPTGHGFDFAQAGEAFDGFDHHVHTIAPEDGRDDGTKGLAVLFCDLDGFKSINDRFGHNAGDAVLIEVARRLSRGVRDGDTVARLGGDEFVILADGLGKADAQDLAVRLRNEIIQPIRAEGRAVRVGASFGIGWAHCGMTADEVLKSADERMYVEKRSRPKQHRRAG, encoded by the coding sequence ATGGAGACCGAGTCGGAGCCGTATGTCCGCCTTGCGTCCCTGCGACAGCTGCACCAGGTCATGGCCGACATGAACACGGCCCGCAGCCTGGCGGACACACTGCAGTCGGTCGCCGACGGCGTCGTGGGCGCCCTCGGCTACGAGATGGCCGCCGTCAACCTGGTGCGCCAGGACGGCGACCTCGTCGTCGCCGCCTTCTCCGGCAACTCCGCGGCCGAGTCCCTCATCACCGGCCGGGTCGGCTCGCGCGACTCCTGGGACCGGCGGCTGGGCATGGGCGAGCAGTGGGGCGACCTCGTGTTCATACCGCACACCGAGGGCTGGGTGCTGGACGACGACGACGTCCCGCAGTGGTACACCGACGGGCCCGCCCCCCGCTTCGAGGACGAGTGGCATCCCTCCGACCGGCTCTTCGCCCCGATGTACACGCCCGGCGTGCAGGGCGGCTCCTCCGGTGAGCTGCTCGGGGTCATATCCGTCGACCGGCCGCGCAACGGCCGCCGCCCCGGCGCCTGGGGCCGCGAGGCCCTGCAGATGTACGCCTTCCAGGCCGCCATCGCCATCAGCAACGCGCGTCTACGTGCCAACATGCAGCGCGCCCTGGTCCGTCTCGAGCGGGACCAGCAGGCCCTCAGGGCCAGCGAGGAGAGCTTCCGGCAGGCGTTCGAGTACGCCCCCTCCGGCATGGCCATCGCCGAGATGGGCGGCGACCAGCACGGGCGGATCCTGCGCACCAACGACGCCCTGTGCCGCCTGCTGGGCCGGCCCGCCTCCGCCATGCGCCGCTACTCCTTCTCCGACCTGGTCCACCCCGAGGACATCGGCACCCTGCTGCGCACCTCGGCGGAGGGCGGCCGCGCGGAGCTGCGCCTCGGCCGCCGTGACGGCAGCTACGTCTGGGTCAGCCTGCGCAACTCCGTCGTCGCCGACGCCGCCGACGGCCCCCGCTTCCTGCTCACGCACGTCGAGGACATCGAGGAGCGCAAGCGCCGCGAGCTCCAGCTCGCCCACCGCGCCTCCCACGACTCCCTCACCGGCCTGCCGAACTCCGCCGAGCTGCGCTCGCGCCTCTCGTCCCGGCTGTGCCGGCGCCAGGCCCAGCCGGGCGTCCTGGAGTCCCTGGACGCGGCCTACGGCCACCCCGCCTTCGACGCCCCCACCGGGCACGGCTTCGACTTCGCGCAGGCCGGCGAGGCGTTCGACGGCTTCGACCACCACGTCCACACCATCGCCCCCGAGGACGGCCGCGACGACGGGACCAAGGGTCTCGCGGTCCTCTTCTGCGACCTGGACGGCTTCAAGTCGATCAACGACAGGTTCGGGCACAACGCGGGCGACGCCGTCCTCATCGAGGTCGCCCGCAGGCTCAGCAGGGGCGTGCGGGACGGGGACACCGTCGCCCGGCTCGGCGGCGACGAGTTCGTGATCCTCGCCGACGGACTGGGCAAGGCCGACGCCCAGGACCTCGCCGTACGCCTGCGCAACGAGATCATCCAGCCCATCCGCGCCGAGGGCCGGGCCGTCCGGGTGGGCGCCAGCTTCGGCATCGGCTGGGCCCACTGCGGCATGACGGCGGACGAAGTGCTGAAGTCGGCCGACGAGCGGATGTACGTAGAGAAACGATCTCGTCCCAAACAGCACCGCCGTGCGGGATGA
- the nagA gene encoding N-acetylglucosamine-6-phosphate deacetylase — translation MAPSLVLTGARVVLPTGVVDDGRVVVEGTKITQAAAADSAGTTAAGPAPADAEVLDVGGHWLVPGFVDIHNHGGGGASFSGTADDVLTAVRAHRLHGTTTLVASTVTDEMDLLVTQAGLLSELAEQGDIAGIHFEGPFISPCRKGAHSEELLRDPDPAEVRKLIDAGRGRARMVTLATELPGGVDSVRLLAEHGVIAAIGHTDASYEQTVAAIDAGATVATHLFNAMPPLGHRSPGPIAALLEDERVTVELINDGVHLHPAALELAFHHAGASRVAFITDAMDAAGSGDGRYLLGPLEVEVSEGVARLVEGGSIAGSTLTLDRAFKRAVTVDGLPVQDVVAALCANPARLLGLSDRVGSLEPGKDADLVLLDADFDLKGVMRQGEWVVTPQLP, via the coding sequence ATGGCTCCCAGCTTGGTTCTCACAGGTGCCCGGGTGGTGCTGCCCACCGGCGTGGTGGACGACGGGCGCGTGGTCGTGGAGGGCACGAAGATCACGCAGGCCGCGGCGGCGGACTCCGCGGGCACGACGGCCGCGGGCCCGGCTCCCGCGGACGCCGAGGTCCTCGACGTCGGCGGCCACTGGCTGGTGCCGGGCTTCGTCGACATCCACAACCACGGCGGTGGCGGCGCCTCCTTCTCCGGCACCGCGGACGACGTGCTGACGGCCGTCCGCGCCCACCGGCTGCACGGCACCACCACCCTGGTCGCCTCCACGGTCACCGACGAGATGGACCTGCTGGTCACCCAGGCGGGGCTGCTGAGCGAGCTGGCCGAGCAGGGCGACATCGCCGGCATCCACTTCGAGGGTCCGTTCATCTCCCCGTGCCGCAAGGGCGCGCACTCCGAGGAACTGCTGCGCGACCCGGACCCGGCCGAGGTGCGCAAGCTGATCGACGCGGGCCGCGGCAGGGCCCGCATGGTGACGCTGGCCACCGAGCTCCCGGGCGGTGTCGACTCCGTACGGCTGCTCGCGGAGCACGGCGTGATCGCCGCGATCGGGCACACCGACGCCAGCTACGAGCAGACGGTCGCGGCGATCGACGCGGGCGCCACGGTCGCCACCCACCTCTTCAACGCCATGCCGCCCCTCGGCCACCGCTCCCCCGGCCCGATCGCCGCGCTGCTGGAGGACGAGCGGGTCACCGTCGAGCTGATCAACGACGGCGTGCACCTGCACCCGGCCGCCCTGGAGCTGGCGTTCCATCACGCCGGCGCCTCCCGGGTCGCGTTCATCACCGACGCGATGGACGCGGCCGGCAGCGGTGACGGCCGCTATCTGCTCGGCCCGCTGGAGGTCGAGGTCAGCGAAGGCGTGGCGCGACTGGTGGAGGGCGGCTCGATCGCGGGCTCCACGCTCACCCTCGACCGGGCCTTCAAGCGGGCGGTGACCGTCGACGGACTGCCGGTCCAGGACGTGGTCGCCGCCCTGTGTGCCAACCCCGCGCGCCTGCTCGGCCTGTCCGACCGCGTCGGCTCCCTGGAGCCGGGCAAGGACGCCGACCTGGTGCTGCTGGACGCCGACTTCGACCTCAAGGGCGTGATGCGGCAAGGAGAATGGGTCGTCACGCCCCAACTGCCCTGA
- a CDS encoding GNAT family N-acetyltransferase — MILQPLPPGRDLPAPLLTELTALYASHRDFLALSGDLPDPDDVRPEQVAALLADERAHPGAEVLLARSGGRLVALVITLSRHPDPADPDPWIGLLLVDASEQGRGYGRRVVGEVEGRFRAAGRRAVRLAVLDGNTSGLAFWTALGYEVVGHRSDHALGRPCAVLRKVL, encoded by the coding sequence GTGATCCTCCAGCCGCTGCCGCCCGGCCGTGACCTCCCGGCCCCGCTGCTCACCGAACTGACGGCGCTGTACGCCTCTCACCGCGACTTCCTCGCGCTCAGCGGGGACCTGCCCGATCCGGACGACGTACGGCCCGAGCAGGTGGCCGCCCTGCTGGCCGATGAACGGGCCCACCCGGGCGCCGAGGTGCTGCTCGCCCGGTCCGGGGGCCGGCTGGTCGCGCTCGTGATCACCCTGTCCCGGCACCCGGACCCGGCCGACCCGGACCCCTGGATCGGGCTGCTGCTGGTGGACGCCTCCGAGCAGGGCAGGGGCTACGGCCGGCGGGTCGTCGGCGAGGTCGAGGGGCGCTTCCGGGCCGCCGGCCGCCGGGCCGTGCGGCTCGCCGTGCTCGACGGCAACACCAGCGGGCTGGCCTTCTGGACCGCCCTGGGCTACGAGGTGGTGGGCCATCGCAGCGACCACGCGCTCGGCCGCCCCTGCGCCGTGCTGCGCAAGGTGCTGTGA
- a CDS encoding alpha,alpha-trehalose-phosphate synthase (UDP-forming), translated as MASRHGAEVLVASNRGPVSYEVRPDGADGSLHAKRGGGGLVSGLSAIGSDASAVWVCAALGDGDREAVRRAAGGLLPEEDTGGQRVRMLDIDAAVFADAYNGIANSVLWFVHHMLYQTPLEPVFDAGFRRQWASYRAYNEAFARALAEEAAPGAAVLIQDYHLALAPRMLRELRPDLRIGHFSHTPWAPPDYFRLLPDDIAAELLEGILGADRAAFLTRRWADAFTDCCRAVLDSGVPSGTRIGVHGLGADADFLRERAHREDVGERMAALRAEIGEGRRAIVRVDRTELSKNIVRGLLAYRELLEDHPEWRERVVHVAFAYPSRQDLAVYRDYTAEVQRVADEINSTFGTPGWTPVVLHVKDDFARSLAAYRLADVALVNPIRDGMNLVAKEVPVVSDEGCALVLSREAGAYEELGESAIVVNPYDIGGTARALHEALTLPPAERADRSKQLAAAATALPPTRWFLDQLTALDD; from the coding sequence ATGGCTTCCAGGCACGGTGCTGAGGTGCTGGTCGCGTCCAATCGCGGACCGGTTTCGTACGAGGTGCGCCCCGACGGCGCGGATGGCTCACTGCACGCCAAACGGGGTGGTGGCGGCCTGGTCTCGGGCCTGTCGGCCATCGGCTCCGACGCCAGCGCGGTGTGGGTGTGCGCCGCGCTGGGCGACGGCGACCGGGAGGCGGTGCGGCGGGCGGCCGGCGGGCTGCTGCCGGAGGAGGACACCGGCGGGCAGCGGGTGCGGATGCTCGACATCGACGCCGCCGTGTTCGCCGACGCGTACAACGGCATCGCCAACTCGGTGCTGTGGTTCGTGCACCACATGCTGTACCAGACCCCGCTGGAGCCGGTCTTCGACGCCGGATTCCGGCGGCAGTGGGCGTCGTACCGGGCGTACAACGAGGCGTTCGCCCGGGCGCTGGCCGAGGAGGCGGCACCGGGCGCCGCGGTGCTGATCCAGGACTACCACCTGGCCCTCGCCCCCCGGATGCTCCGCGAACTCCGCCCCGACCTGCGCATCGGCCACTTCTCGCACACCCCGTGGGCCCCGCCGGACTACTTCCGGCTGCTGCCCGACGACATCGCGGCCGAGCTGCTGGAGGGCATCCTCGGCGCGGACCGCGCGGCGTTCCTCACCCGGCGGTGGGCGGACGCGTTCACCGACTGCTGCCGGGCGGTCCTGGACTCCGGCGTGCCGTCCGGGACCCGGATCGGGGTGCACGGTCTCGGGGCGGACGCGGACTTCCTGCGCGAGCGGGCGCACCGCGAGGACGTGGGCGAGCGGATGGCCGCGCTGCGCGCGGAGATCGGCGAGGGGCGCCGGGCGATCGTCCGGGTGGACCGCACCGAGCTGTCCAAGAACATCGTGCGCGGTCTGCTGGCGTACCGGGAACTGCTGGAGGACCACCCCGAGTGGCGCGAGCGGGTGGTGCACGTGGCGTTCGCCTACCCGTCCCGGCAGGACCTCGCCGTCTACCGCGACTACACCGCCGAGGTGCAGCGGGTGGCGGACGAGATCAACTCCACGTTCGGCACGCCCGGCTGGACCCCGGTGGTGCTGCACGTGAAGGACGACTTCGCGCGCTCCCTGGCCGCGTACCGGCTGGCCGACGTGGCCCTGGTCAACCCCATCCGGGACGGCATGAACCTGGTCGCCAAGGAGGTGCCGGTCGTCTCCGACGAGGGCTGTGCGCTGGTGCTGTCCCGGGAGGCCGGGGCGTACGAGGAGCTGGGCGAGAGCGCGATCGTGGTGAACCCGTACGACATCGGGGGCACGGCACGCGCCCTGCACGAGGCGCTGACCCTGCCGCCGGCCGAGCGGGCGGACCGCTCCAAACAACTCGCGGCCGCGGCCACCGCCCTGCCCCCCACCCGCTGGTTCCTGGACCAGCTGACCGCCTTGGACGACTGA
- the otsB gene encoding trehalose-phosphatase, with protein MDLLPTPATRAGRDGLAALLAKPRTAVIGLDFDGTLAPIVADPEQARAHPGAVPALAALAPRVASVAVVTGRPAEVAVRHGGFADVPGLEHLVVLGHYGAERWQAATGELTAPPPHPGVAAVRAELPGLLDRAGAGQGTWIEEKGRAVAVHTRRAQDPQAAFDALRGPLTDLATRHGLIVEPGRLVLELRPPGMDKGVALLDHVRATGAGAVLYAGDDLGDLPAFAAVGKLRSDGVPGLLVCSGSTEVTELAERADLVVNGPEGVVGLLRGLAARLS; from the coding sequence ATGGACCTTCTGCCGACCCCGGCGACCCGGGCCGGACGGGACGGGCTCGCCGCACTGCTCGCCAAGCCGCGCACCGCGGTGATCGGCCTCGACTTCGACGGCACGCTCGCCCCCATCGTGGCCGATCCCGAACAGGCCCGCGCCCACCCGGGGGCGGTGCCCGCGCTCGCCGCGCTCGCCCCCCGGGTCGCCTCCGTCGCCGTGGTGACCGGCCGGCCGGCCGAGGTCGCGGTGCGGCACGGCGGCTTCGCGGACGTGCCCGGCCTGGAACACCTCGTCGTCCTCGGCCACTACGGTGCCGAGCGCTGGCAGGCCGCGACCGGCGAGCTGACCGCACCGCCGCCGCACCCCGGCGTGGCCGCCGTCCGCGCCGAGCTGCCGGGCCTGCTGGACCGGGCCGGCGCCGGGCAGGGCACCTGGATCGAGGAGAAGGGGCGCGCGGTCGCCGTGCACACCCGCCGTGCGCAGGACCCCCAGGCCGCCTTCGACGCCCTGCGCGGCCCCCTCACCGACCTGGCCACCCGGCACGGCCTGATCGTCGAACCCGGCCGGCTGGTGCTGGAACTGCGCCCGCCCGGCATGGACAAGGGCGTGGCCCTGCTCGACCACGTCCGCGCCACCGGCGCGGGAGCCGTCCTCTACGCCGGCGACGACCTCGGCGACCTCCCCGCCTTCGCCGCGGTCGGGAAACTCCGCTCGGACGGCGTACCCGGCCTGCTGGTCTGCAGCGGCAGCACGGAGGTCACCGAACTGGCGGAACGCGCGGACCTCGTCGTGAACGGCCCCGAGGGAGTCGTCGGACTGCTCCGGGGCCTGGCAGCCCGGCTCAGCTGA
- a CDS encoding DUF3263 domain-containing protein, which yields MELGSREKAILALERRGFAGPGAKERAIREELGLAPVRYYQLLNALLDDERALAFDPVTVNRLRRVREARRSER from the coding sequence ATGGAACTGGGCAGCCGCGAGAAGGCCATCCTCGCGCTGGAGCGCCGGGGCTTCGCCGGCCCCGGCGCGAAGGAACGGGCGATACGCGAGGAACTGGGCCTGGCGCCGGTGCGCTACTACCAGCTCCTCAACGCGTTGCTGGACGACGAGCGGGCGCTGGCGTTCGACCCGGTCACCGTGAACCGGCTGCGCCGGGTCCGGGAGGCACGGCGCTCCGAGCGCTGA
- a CDS encoding TerD family protein produces the protein MAVSLSKGGNVSLTKEAPGLTAVTVGLGWDVRTTTGTDFDLDASAIAVNTQGKVYSDAHFVFFNNKQTPDNSIVHTGDNRTGEGAGDDEAINVNLAALPADIDKIVFPVSIYDAENRGQNFGQVRNAYIRIVNQAGGAEIARYDLSEDAATETAMVFGELYRNGAEWKFRAVGQGYASGLVGIAQDFGVNV, from the coding sequence ATGGCTGTAAGCCTGTCCAAGGGTGGCAACGTCTCGCTCACCAAGGAGGCTCCGGGCCTGACCGCCGTCACCGTGGGCCTCGGCTGGGACGTCCGCACCACCACCGGCACGGACTTCGACCTGGACGCCTCCGCCATCGCGGTGAACACGCAGGGCAAGGTCTACTCCGACGCCCACTTCGTGTTCTTCAACAACAAGCAGACCCCGGACAACTCGATCGTCCACACCGGTGACAACCGCACCGGCGAGGGCGCGGGCGACGACGAGGCGATCAACGTCAACCTGGCCGCCCTCCCGGCCGACATCGACAAGATCGTCTTCCCGGTCTCCATCTACGACGCCGAGAACCGCGGCCAGAACTTCGGCCAGGTCCGCAACGCCTACATCCGCATCGTCAACCAGGCGGGCGGCGCCGAGATCGCGCGCTACGACCTCTCGGAGGACGCGGCCACCGAGACCGCGATGGTCTTCGGCGAGCTGTACCGCAACGGCGCCGAGTGGAAGTTCCGCGCCGTCGGCCAGGGTTACGCCTCCGGCCTGGTCGGCATCGCCCAGGACTTCGGCGTCAACGTCTGA
- a CDS encoding 1-phosphofructokinase family hexose kinase, protein MILTVTLNTALDITYRVGALRPHASHRVSDVTERPGGKGVNVARVLAALGHEATVAGFAGGATGQVLRERLARVPGVTDALVPCAGPTRRTIAVVDELTGDTTQLNEPGPQIEPAEWSAFLDRYEELLPTASAVALSGSLPPGVPVGAYAGLVRTARAVGVPVLLDTSGEPLRRGVAARPDIIKPNAEELAELTGSHEPSRATQDARRRGAHAVVASLGPQGLLAATPEGRWRAAPPARVHGNPTGAGDSAVAGLLSGLVERLSWPERLARAVALSAATVRAPAAGEFDAAAYEDLRARVTVAGVVSVA, encoded by the coding sequence GTGATCCTCACGGTCACACTGAACACCGCACTCGACATCACCTATCGCGTGGGCGCCCTGCGGCCGCACGCCTCGCACCGCGTCTCGGACGTCACCGAACGGCCGGGCGGCAAAGGCGTGAACGTGGCCCGGGTGCTGGCCGCGCTCGGCCACGAGGCGACGGTCGCCGGCTTCGCGGGCGGCGCCACCGGACAGGTGCTGCGCGAACGGCTCGCGCGCGTGCCGGGGGTGACGGACGCGCTGGTGCCGTGCGCGGGACCCACCCGCCGCACCATCGCCGTGGTGGACGAACTGACCGGCGACACGACCCAGCTCAACGAGCCGGGACCGCAGATCGAGCCGGCCGAGTGGAGCGCCTTCCTCGACCGCTACGAGGAACTCCTGCCCACCGCCTCGGCGGTGGCCCTGTCCGGCAGCCTGCCGCCGGGGGTCCCGGTGGGCGCCTACGCGGGCCTGGTCCGCACCGCCCGGGCCGTCGGCGTCCCGGTGCTGCTGGACACCAGCGGGGAGCCGCTGCGCCGCGGGGTCGCCGCCCGCCCCGACATCATCAAGCCGAACGCGGAGGAACTGGCCGAGCTGACCGGTTCCCACGAACCGTCGCGCGCCACCCAGGACGCCCGGCGCCGGGGCGCCCACGCGGTCGTGGCCTCCCTCGGCCCGCAGGGCCTGCTCGCCGCGACCCCCGAGGGCCGCTGGCGCGCCGCCCCGCCCGCCCGCGTCCACGGCAACCCGACCGGCGCCGGCGACTCGGCGGTCGCGGGACTGCTGTCGGGCCTCGTGGAACGCCTCTCCTGGCCGGAGCGGCTGGCCCGGGCGGTCGCCCTGTCGGCGGCGACCGTACGGGCACCGGCGGCGGGCGAGTTCGACGCCGCCGCCTACGAGGACCTGCGCGCCCGGGTCACGGTGGCCGGGGTGGTCAGCGTGGCCTAG
- a CDS encoding flavin reductase family protein, whose translation MLKTPSPTATSASGHAEGVSNDEFRAAMSRLGAGVVLVTAQEPPLDPDDPTAPGVEDVGMTATAFLSVSLDPPLVLVSLRTGARMDDLLDEQPLWAVSVLSESQRHIAGRFAMKGRISDRLLFEDLPYVRGEVTGAPLMGGALATLECRTEQRVAAGDHTLVIGRVLTARVPSAEGGPLLYFRGRYRQLG comes from the coding sequence GTGCTGAAGACTCCCTCACCCACCGCCACCTCCGCTTCCGGGCATGCTGAGGGGGTGAGCAACGACGAGTTCCGGGCCGCGATGTCCCGGCTGGGCGCGGGCGTGGTCCTGGTGACCGCGCAGGAGCCGCCGCTGGATCCGGACGACCCCACGGCGCCGGGCGTCGAGGACGTCGGCATGACCGCCACCGCCTTCCTCTCCGTCTCGCTGGACCCGCCGCTGGTGCTGGTCAGCCTGCGGACGGGCGCCCGCATGGACGACCTGCTCGACGAACAGCCGCTGTGGGCCGTCTCCGTCCTCTCCGAGAGCCAGCGCCACATCGCCGGCCGTTTCGCGATGAAGGGACGGATCAGCGACCGCCTGCTCTTCGAGGACCTGCCCTACGTCCGCGGCGAGGTCACCGGCGCCCCGCTGATGGGCGGCGCGCTGGCGACCCTGGAGTGCCGCACCGAGCAGCGGGTGGCGGCCGGCGACCACACCCTCGTCATCGGACGGGTGCTGACCGCGCGGGTGCCGAGCGCGGAGGGCGGCCCCCTGCTGTATTTCCGGGGGCGTTACCGGCAGTTGGGCTGA
- a CDS encoding extracellular solute-binding protein, translating into MVSALGMTAVLGGCGSTGSSDVTLRLVAADYGDSAATSSKKYWDKLAAAYESGHPGVKVEVSVYSWNDVDRKVKEMVDAGHAPDLAQIGAYADYAAAGKLYQVSDLLSIRTQADFLSQLADAGQWKHVQYGIPFAASTRVLFYNKTLFARAGITPPTTWAELASDAKALRDKGVKYPYALPLGPEEAQAETMQWLLSGGYTDNGGNGYTDDIGTYTIDSAQNIQTFTWLKDELVDKGLTGPVAPGKLNRADAFTAFADGSVGMLNGHPALIQQAAKKGVSFGMVPMPGRNGTARASMGVADWMMGFKQNGHAEQIGDFLDYVYARKNVLAFSRAYGLLPVTDSASGAMSQSDVAADKSLRPFLDQLPTSQLYPVGKTSWAAVSAAVKKDIGQAVAPGGSPAGVLTRLQAAATAADSSDAN; encoded by the coding sequence GTGGTGTCCGCACTGGGCATGACGGCGGTTCTCGGCGGCTGCGGGAGCACGGGCTCCTCCGACGTGACGCTCAGACTCGTCGCCGCCGACTACGGCGACTCGGCGGCCACCAGCTCGAAGAAGTACTGGGACAAGCTGGCCGCCGCCTACGAGTCCGGGCACCCCGGCGTCAAGGTCGAGGTCAGCGTCTACTCCTGGAACGACGTCGACCGCAAGGTCAAGGAGATGGTCGACGCCGGGCACGCCCCCGACCTGGCCCAGATCGGCGCCTACGCCGACTACGCGGCCGCGGGCAAGCTGTACCAGGTCTCCGACCTGCTCTCCATACGCACCCAGGCCGACTTCCTCTCCCAGCTCGCCGACGCCGGCCAGTGGAAGCACGTGCAGTACGGCATCCCCTTCGCGGCCTCCACCCGGGTGCTCTTCTACAACAAGACCCTCTTCGCGCGCGCCGGCATCACCCCGCCCACCACCTGGGCCGAGCTGGCGTCCGACGCCAAGGCGCTGCGGGACAAGGGCGTGAAGTACCCCTACGCCCTGCCGCTCGGCCCCGAGGAGGCCCAGGCCGAGACCATGCAGTGGCTGCTCAGCGGCGGCTACACCGACAACGGCGGCAACGGCTACACCGACGACATCGGCACCTACACGATCGACTCCGCGCAGAACATCCAGACCTTCACCTGGCTCAAGGACGAGCTGGTCGACAAGGGCCTGACCGGTCCGGTCGCCCCCGGCAAGCTCAACCGCGCGGACGCCTTCACCGCCTTCGCCGACGGCAGCGTCGGCATGCTCAACGGGCATCCGGCGCTGATCCAGCAGGCCGCCAAGAAGGGCGTGAGCTTCGGCATGGTCCCGATGCCGGGCCGCAACGGCACGGCCAGGGCCTCGATGGGCGTCGCCGACTGGATGATGGGCTTCAAGCAGAACGGGCACGCCGAGCAGATCGGCGACTTCCTCGACTACGTCTACGCGCGCAAGAACGTCCTCGCCTTCTCCCGCGCCTACGGGCTGCTCCCCGTCACCGACTCGGCGTCCGGCGCGATGTCCCAGTCCGACGTGGCCGCGGACAAGAGCCTGCGCCCCTTCCTCGACCAGCTCCCCACCTCCCAGCTCTACCCCGTCGGCAAGACCTCGTGGGCCGCGGTCAGCGCGGCCGTCAAGAAGGACATCGGCCAGGCGGTCGCGCCCGGCGGCAGCCCCGCCGGGGTCCTGACCCGTCTGCAGGCGGCGGCGACGGCTGCCGACAGCAGCGACGCGAACTGA